In Alphaproteobacteria bacterium, one DNA window encodes the following:
- a CDS encoding rod shape-determining protein — protein MMNKIMGWLSADMGIDLGTANTLVYVKGRGIVLNEPSVVAIAQVRGKRQVLAVGEEAKQMLGRTPGNIQAIRPLRDGVIADFEVAEEMIKHFIRKVHNRRSFANPQIIVCVPSGSTAVERRAIQESAESAGARRVFLIEEPMAAAIGAGLPVTEPTGSMVVDIGGGTTEVAVLSLGGIVYARSVRVGGDKMDEAIVNYIRRYHNLLVGESSAERIKKEIGCACAPEEGEGRVMQIKGRDLTNGVPKEISISERQVAESLTEPVSAILEAVKVALENTAPELAADIVERGIVLTGGGALLRKLDYVLRHATGLPVSVAENPLHCVALGTGRALEEMDTLSNLLVAHY, from the coding sequence ATGATGAACAAAATCATGGGATGGTTGTCGGCGGATATGGGGATTGACCTGGGTACGGCCAATACTCTCGTCTATGTGAAGGGACGGGGAATCGTCCTGAACGAGCCTTCCGTGGTGGCCATTGCCCAGGTACGCGGCAAGCGCCAGGTGCTGGCGGTGGGCGAAGAGGCCAAGCAAATGCTGGGCCGCACGCCGGGCAATATTCAGGCCATTCGTCCCTTGCGCGACGGCGTGATCGCCGATTTCGAGGTCGCGGAAGAGATGATCAAGCACTTCATCCGCAAGGTCCATAATCGCCGCAGTTTTGCCAATCCACAAATCATCGTGTGTGTGCCGTCCGGTTCGACGGCGGTGGAACGTCGCGCCATTCAAGAATCGGCGGAGTCCGCCGGCGCGCGGCGCGTCTTCTTGATTGAAGAACCGATGGCCGCCGCGATCGGCGCGGGATTGCCGGTGACCGAGCCGACCGGCTCGATGGTCGTGGATATCGGCGGCGGCACGACGGAAGTCGCCGTGTTGTCCTTGGGCGGTATCGTCTATGCGCGTTCGGTGCGCGTGGGCGGCGACAAGATGGACGAGGCGATCGTCAATTATATCCGCCGCTATCACAATCTGCTGGTGGGCGAAAGCTCGGCCGAGCGCATCAAGAAGGAAATCGGCTGCGCCTGCGCGCCCGAGGAAGGCGAGGGCCGCGTGATGCAGATCAAGGGCCGCGACTTGACCAATGGCGTGCCCAAGGAAATCAGTATCAGCGAACGCCAAGTGGCCGAAAGCTTGACCGAGCCGGTCAGCGCCATCTTGGAAGCGGTCAAGGTGGCACTGGAGAACACGGCGCCCGAACTGGCCGCCGACATCGTCGAGCGCGGCATCGTTCTGACCGGCGGCGGGGCCTTGCTGCGTAAGCTGGATTATGTGCTGCGCCACGCCACGGGGCTTCCGGTCTCGGTGGCTGAAAATCCCTTGCACTGTGTGGCCTTGGGCACGGGCCGCGCCTTGGAGGAGATGGACACGTTAAGCAATCTGCTTGTGGCCCATTATTGA
- a CDS encoding MarR family transcriptional regulator yields the protein MPDLSSRQLALLLNVYLLDKPHTVRQLAKDLNVSKPAISRALDRLGALGFVRRRRDEHDRRSVLVQRTMKGFQYLTDFSQMVEDAEQTTRTAPPITLEWLRGIAEHDEAESRRAAAA from the coding sequence ATGCCCGACCTGTCGTCGCGTCAATTGGCCCTGCTGCTCAACGTGTACTTGCTGGACAAGCCGCACACGGTGCGCCAGTTGGCCAAGGACCTGAACGTATCCAAGCCTGCCATCAGCCGCGCGCTGGATCGCTTGGGTGCATTAGGGTTTGTGCGTCGGCGCCGTGATGAGCATGATCGTCGTAGTGTGCTGGTTCAGCGCACGATGAAAGGCTTTCAATACCTGACCGATTTCTCGCAAATGGTCGAGGATGCCGAGCAGACGACCCGAACAGCCCCTCCCATCACGTTGGAGTGGCTGCGCGGTATTGCCGAACACGACGAAGCAGAGAGCCGTCGCGCCGCCGCCGCTTGA
- the ribF gene encoding riboflavin biosynthesis protein RibF — MQTLTNFNDFPTHHRDAVVVVGNFDGVHMGHRYLLAQARDLAAVEKRSFVALTFEPHPRSVLHANGEPFRLTPWPVKARLLAAEKIDVCVCLEFTTSLATLSARRFVADVLDQALGAGRVVVGEGFAFGHGQMGDVELLRQMLGPDRVQVISRQSGHDAEWSASAIRQALRQGRPEDAACALGRFWSLEGTVISGNRLGHQIGVPTANVRLDQELRPRRGVYAVTVTLEVEDKTADYSGIANLGTRPTVGGSHDLLETHIFGHDLDIYGRSIRVALRRFVRDEKRFPNLEALRDQITRDIADVRAAEHL, encoded by the coding sequence ATGCAAACGCTAACCAACTTCAACGATTTTCCGACACATCACCGCGATGCCGTGGTGGTGGTAGGAAATTTTGACGGCGTGCATATGGGGCACCGTTATCTCTTGGCTCAAGCGCGAGACTTGGCCGCGGTGGAAAAACGGTCTTTTGTGGCCTTAACTTTCGAACCACATCCCCGCAGCGTTCTACATGCGAATGGAGAGCCTTTCCGATTGACGCCTTGGCCGGTTAAGGCTCGGCTGTTGGCGGCGGAAAAGATTGATGTGTGCGTATGCCTCGAATTCACCACGAGCCTGGCAACTCTGTCGGCGCGGCGTTTTGTCGCAGATGTTTTGGATCAAGCGTTAGGCGCTGGGCGGGTTGTCGTGGGCGAGGGCTTTGCTTTTGGCCATGGGCAGATGGGTGATGTGGAATTGTTGCGCCAGATGCTGGGGCCGGATCGTGTGCAGGTCATCTCACGCCAGAGCGGCCATGACGCGGAATGGTCAGCCAGCGCCATTCGTCAAGCATTACGCCAAGGCAGGCCCGAGGATGCGGCGTGCGCTTTGGGGAGGTTCTGGAGCCTTGAAGGAACGGTGATTTCGGGGAATCGTCTGGGGCATCAGATAGGTGTGCCGACGGCCAATGTGAGATTGGATCAGGAATTGCGCCCAAGACGGGGCGTTTATGCCGTCACCGTCACCTTGGAGGTCGAGGATAAGACGGCGGATTATTCAGGTATCGCCAATCTGGGCACGCGACCAACCGTGGGTGGCAGCCACGATCTGCTTGAGACGCATATCTTCGGTCACGACTTAGATATTTACGGACGATCCATCCGTGTGGCCTTGCGGCGCTTTGTGCGCGATGAAAAGCGTTTTCCCAATCTTGAGGCACTGCGCGATCAGATTACCCGCGACATCGCGGATGTTCGGGCGGCTGAACACTTGTAG